A window of the Cucurbita pepo subsp. pepo cultivar mu-cu-16 chromosome LG01, ASM280686v2, whole genome shotgun sequence genome harbors these coding sequences:
- the LOC111806189 gene encoding ribosome biogenesis protein NOP53-like has translation MGKKSKGSRKGKKAWRANISTAEIEDFFEKSTKDDLSLVALIIIISLFFCIDLSVKRKIEKKREKVLYCDSILTKNPFVQAVPSSVNKKSKKKQEEASTVKEASQDGAKVGMLDLWDDKGEVRSKISKKPKPSIIPAVEVEPPGCSFNPSHESHQDVLAQAVAEEMQKVYRNELGPAPVPLTVPGEPISEEDMLFLDADNNTDDETNLDEMDQDENNELEKRPLKMRRVTRVEFNKRARHKEQAKKEAEAKKLKGISKDIDSLPDIIQEIAKEDEERDKRRMRRTIAKQERLKSCPPRLGKHKFEPAPVQVLLSEEITGSLRKLKGCCTLVKDRFKSLEKRGIIAPTAKSRRK, from the exons ATGGGGAAGAAATCAAAGGGATCTAGGAAGGGGAAGAAGGCGTGGAGAGCTAACATAAGTACTGCAGAAATTGAGGATTTCTTCGAGAAGTCTACGAAGGAT GATTTGTCATTGGTTgcactaattattattatttctctgtttttctgtATAGATCTTTCAGTGAAGcggaaaatagaaaagaaacgAGAAAAAGTCCTTTACTGTGACAGCATATTGACGAAGAACCCGTTTGTCCAAGCAGTGCCTTCTTCAGTAAAtaagaaatccaagaaaaaaCAGGAGGAGGCTTCCACAGTCAAAGAAGCCTCTCAAGATGGTGCCAAGGTTGGCATGCTTGATCTGTGGGATGATAAAG GTGAGGTTAGAAGCAAAATCAGCAAG AAACCAAAGCCATCCATTATTCCAGCAGTAGAAGTTGAGCCCCCAGGATGTTCGTTCAATCCATCGCATGAGAGTCATCAG GATGTACTTGCACAAGCTGTTGCAGAAGAAATGCAGAAAGTATACCGTAATGAGCTGGGGCCTGCGCCAGTTCCTTTAACAGTCCCAGGAGAACCTATTAGTGAAGAAGAT ATGTTGTTTTTGGATGCTGATAATAACACTGATGATGAAACCAATTTGGATGAAATGGATCAGGACgaaaataatgaattagaaAAAAG GCCTTTGAAGATGAGAAGGGTGACTCGAGTGGAATTCAATAAGAGAGCTAGACATAAAGAACAGGCCAAAAAGGAAGCCGAAGCAAAGAAGTTGAAGGGGATTTCTAAAGACATTGACAG CTTGCCGGATATCATTCAAGAAATAGCCAAGGAGGACGAGGAGAGAGATAAGAGACGCATGCGACGAACTATAGCCAAACAGGAGAGATTAAAGTCATGCCCACCTCGCTTGGGGAAGCACAA GTTTGAGCCCGCGCCAGTTCAAGTTCTCCTATCCGAGGAAATAACTGGATCACTCCGGAAGCTGAAG GGCTGTTGCACCCTTGTGAAGGACAGGTTTAAGAGCTTAGAGAAACGAGGAATAATCGCCCCTACTGCCAAGAGCAGAAG GAAATAG